One Acetobacter ghanensis DNA window includes the following coding sequences:
- a CDS encoding HesA/MoeB/ThiF family protein produces the protein MKLDLSENEIQRYSRHILLPEVGGIGQAALKNASVLVVGAGGLGAPAALYLAAAGVGRIGLVDDDVVELSNLQRQVLHTTPSVGQKKVESAHERLTALNPEIVVETWDARLDGQSAQDLVSRYDLVCDGCDNFATRYAVNAACVRAGKVLVSAAVQRFEGQLATFSPERGGGCYNCLYPATDGEASGLSCGEAGVLGAVTGVMGTLQATQALKEILGIGESDVGQLLMWDALRMKFTTMALSADPACPVCGGGRQHG, from the coding sequence ATGAAGCTTGACCTCAGCGAAAATGAAATCCAGCGCTATTCTCGCCACATTTTGTTGCCCGAGGTCGGCGGCATCGGTCAGGCCGCGTTAAAGAACGCATCCGTGCTTGTGGTGGGGGCCGGTGGGCTGGGTGCGCCAGCGGCTTTGTATCTGGCTGCCGCAGGCGTAGGCCGAATCGGTCTGGTGGATGACGATGTGGTGGAACTGTCCAACCTCCAGCGGCAGGTGCTGCACACCACGCCCTCCGTAGGGCAGAAAAAGGTGGAGTCCGCACATGAACGGCTGACAGCCCTGAACCCGGAAATTGTGGTCGAGACATGGGATGCCCGGCTGGATGGGCAGAGTGCGCAGGACCTCGTATCCCGGTATGATCTGGTGTGCGATGGATGCGACAACTTTGCCACGCGCTACGCGGTTAACGCAGCGTGCGTGCGGGCGGGCAAGGTGTTGGTCTCTGCTGCGGTGCAACGGTTTGAAGGGCAACTGGCAACATTCAGCCCAGAACGCGGCGGTGGGTGTTACAACTGCCTCTACCCTGCAACCGATGGAGAGGCATCGGGCCTGAGCTGTGGCGAGGCCGGCGTGCTGGGCGCGGTTACAGGGGTTATGGGCACCTTGCAGGCCACGCAGGCCCTGAAGGAAATTCTGGGGATAGGCGAGTCCGATGTGGGGCAGTTGCTCATGTGGGATGCGTTACGCATGAAGTTTACAACCATGGCCCTCAGTGCGGACCCGGCCTGCCCGGTCTGTGGCGGAGGGCGGCAACATGGTTGA
- a CDS encoding DsrE family protein, with product MVDALAKPFDLALVIVEARYERLHAAYMLAATAAAMGQNVLLFGMGAGVCAFSRDWHGLEDGAAAQKREQAGVAGLDVLREAMVDMGATFMVCDSGVKTMGLVAQDLLPEVETVGLPSFFDRAGAARQLVF from the coding sequence ATGGTTGATGCTCTGGCCAAACCGTTTGATCTGGCATTGGTGATTGTGGAAGCCCGGTACGAGCGCCTGCACGCGGCTTATATGTTGGCTGCCACGGCTGCGGCGATGGGGCAGAATGTTCTGCTTTTTGGCATGGGTGCAGGCGTATGCGCCTTTAGCCGGGACTGGCATGGTCTGGAAGATGGAGCCGCCGCGCAAAAGCGGGAGCAGGCCGGTGTGGCCGGGCTGGACGTGCTGCGTGAGGCGATGGTGGATATGGGAGCCACCTTTATGGTTTGCGACTCCGGTGTAAAAACGATGGGTCTTGTTGCGCAGGATCTGCTGCCAGAGGTTGAAACCGTGGGCTTGCCCAGTTTTTTTGATCGGGCCGGTGCAGCCAGACAACTGGTATTTTAA